The DNA window TTGTGAACGGGCGCCAGGCCGGCGTTCTCATCGGCTCCTGACCGTCCGGTCCCGGCGGACCGCTCCGGCGGTCCGCCGCAGACCCTTCAGCCGATCTCGGCGAGGGTCTGGCGGGCCAGGTCCGCGGGGCCGCCCTCCCCGGCCGCCGCCACCGTCTCCAGCACCCGCCGGGCTTCCGCCAGCGCGCCCTGGCGCAGCAGCGCGATGCCCAGGAACGTCAAGGCCGCATCGGTCTTCGGCGCGGCCCGAAACTGCGCGACGGCCCGGTCGAACTCGCCCGCCGCCAGGCGGACGAGGCCGAGGCCGATGAGCGGCGCCTCCTCGCCGGGCCTGACCGCCCGCAGCGCTTCGAAGATGGCCTCGGCCTCCACGCCGAGCCCCCGCGACAGCGCCAGGAAGCCGAGATCGGCGAGCGCGCGGACGTCGTCTGGTTCGAGGTCGGTCATCCCGGTGGGCTCCCCAGCCATGGCGGTCACGTCAGATGCATGATGAGCAGGAGTTGCTGCGCGGCCCGCAGGTCCTCCCGGTACTCCGGGCGGCGCCGGGCGAGGCGCGCGGTGCCGGCGAGGAGCTGCTGCGCGCCCTTGCGGTCGCCGGCCGCCAGCGCCGCGAAGCCGGCGAGGCAGGCCGCGCGCGGATGGCCCGGCGCCAGCCGGAGCGCCTCGCCCGCGAAGACGGCCGCCGCGGCCACGTCGTCCCGGCGGACGGCGAGGGCCGCAAGGCCGATGAGACCGTCCGGACCCGACGCGTCGTTCCCGCACAGCATCACGAGGGGGGCGATCGCACCGGCGAGCGCGCCGGCCGGCGACGTCCCGTCGAGCGCAGCGAGCGCGGACGCTGCCGCGACCCGCAGATCGTCGAAGCGGACGACCCCCGTCGGGCCGGCGGACCCCGGCCCGATGCCGACATCCCCCGCGAGGCGATCGAGCGCCTCCGCCGCCGGTCCCCCCAACCGCGCCAGCCCCGCCCGCCACAAGGCGCCGGACTCGGCGCTCCGGACGTCCGGGTCCGGCGACGCGGGCGGCAGCGTCAGAACCGCCTTCATGATCGCGACGGGTGCGTCGGGCACTCGTTCCAGTCCTCGGGGATCTCGGCCTTCCAGGCTACCCGCCCGGGCGGGCCGCGCATGTCACGTTCGTCACAGGGGACGCCGGCCTCTCGGCTAAAGTGGGGCGGGAGCCCGTGCGGGGCGGAGGACAGGCCGCGTGATGACGGACGTCGAGGATCGGGACGCAAGCCGCCCGCCGCCCGGGAAACCGGGAACCGGTTCGGCCGCGGAGGCGATCGCGGCGGCCGAGGCGTTCCTGGCGCGCCAGCAGCCGCGCGCGAGCGCCGAGGACTGGCGGCGGGTCCTCGAGGAGATCCGCCGAGCCCTGCAGACGGTCGCCGCCTCCGACCTGGTCCGCGCCGATCCCGTCGCGACCGGCATCGTCGCCGAGATGGCACATGCCCAGGACATGGCGGAGATCGACTTCCTGGTCGACATGCTGAACGCAAGGGTGCGCGTCCTCGTCGAAGCGCGGTCGGGTGAGCCCGCCCCGCCGCCCGCCCCGCCCGCAACCCCGGTCGCCGCCGAAGCCAGGCGCCGGCGGGTCGTCCTGAAGATCTGAGGGCCGCGCTGGCCCGCCGCGAGAGAGGGACCGATGTCCAACTTCTGGTTCAACCCCGCGACCAGCATCGGCGTCCTCAACCCGCCGAGCCCCGGGCAGGCGGAGCCGATCCCCTACCACTACCTCCCCGGCAGCCAGGCGACCACCTCGCCAGTCATCGCCAACACGGTGGACAAGCTCTTCCCCTTCTTCGACGGCGTCACCAACAAGCTGCCGAACCCGCCCGCCGACATCACCAAGAGCCCGACCACCCTCGATCCCAACGAGTTCATGTCCTGGCACTCGGCCTACCAGCTCGAATACGTACAGGCCAACGGGTCGTCCGCGTCCGGCAGCATTCCGGGCGCCACAGGCGCGCAGAAGGGGGTCACTATCAGGGGCGCCCAGCCGCCCATCACCGTGATCGTGTCGGACGACGACCAGCGGATCTATGTGGTGGAGAACCTGGCCAAGGCCGACTTCTCGAAGATGCCCCTCGTCGACCAGATCCGCATCACCAAGGAGGGGGCCTTCACGAGCTCGACCGGCGTCGGCCTCAAGCTCGGCCTCACACCGACCGGCACCGACACCTATCTGGACGCCCGTGCGGACGCCAAGGCGGACGTCGACGCGGCCATCAGCGCCATCAACAGCACGCACACGGGCCGGCTCGATCAACTGGCCTACGACAATCCACCCGTGCGGAACTACGAGATCTTTCTCAAGGAGTTGAACAACATCAAGACTCGCCTCGACAACCAGGCGGTCTTCTCGCAGAAGGACATCGACGCGCAGATCGCCCTGATCAAGACGCGCTATGATCGTGCGCTGGCCTTCGCGGTCACGACGCAGGAGAGCCTGTCGACCCGCTTTCCGTTCGGCACCCAGTGGGTGAACGTGGTCAGCACCGATTCGGGACAAACCATAGCCAACGGCTTCAAAGCGTTCATGGAGCAGGAGAAGCGGATCCTGGCCCTGGACAACGACCGGCTGCGGATCGCCGCGACGGGGACGGTCGCAGACAAGCGCCTCGACGTGCCGACCCTCGTATTCATGTTGCAGCTCAACTACAATCTGACGGTCGAGGCCCGGGTCATCGCCGAGACCGAGGAGGTCAATCAGCAGAACGCCCTGCTGCAGACCTATGCGGTGATGCAGCAGATCGTCAACGACGTGGCCGGCAAGTTCAACCCGGAGGAGACCGACGAACAGCGCAACGTCCTCGGCAACACCACCGACAACGAGTCGGTGAGCAACCTGACCGTGGATCAGCGCAAGATCGTGTCGATGTTCGAGGACGCGCTCGGCGGCATAGCTCATCCGATCGAGTCCATGCGGGGCGCCGACCGCCCCGACGAGGACATGTTCAACAACGCCGGCAACTACTTGGAAAAGCACTACAAGACGACCTGGGACAGCTTGGGCACGCGGCTGTCGGACACGGTGACGATCATCAATCAGCAGAGCCAGATCAAGATGAACGACATCAATTCGCTCAACAAGCAGAAGGACCGGCACTTCGACCTGGCGACCGGGGCGCTCTCCAAGCTGTTCGACACCATCCAGTCGATCGGCCGGGCGACCGGCGGCTGAACGGAGGCGTACCCATGCGGATCCGCAGTCTCGACCGCGGCGTCGAGGAGATCACCCGGTGGCAGGTCCAGGACGAGGTCCACCTGCCCCGGGAGAGCGGGCTGCCGCCGGCCTTCCTGCCCCAGTTCCGCCCCCTGGACGAGGTCCTGCGCCGCCCTTCGCTGGATGAGCGCCTGCCGCTGCTGCTCCAGCCCGAGACGCTCGACCCCGACCTGCTCGAGCCCTCCGTCCTCGCCGATGCACGCCTGTCTGCCCGCACCATCTTCCGCGAGGCCGCCGAAGCGACCGCCGGCCGCCGCCGCGACGTGCTCGACCGCGCCGCCCAGCATCTCGAGGCGGCCGCGGAGCTCGACGAGGAGGTCCGGCGGGCCCTGGCCGTGCTGTTGCGCGGATGAAGCACGAGAGCGACTTCGGATCCGCCGTGCCGCCCGACGGCGCTCCCCTGCCGGACCGCGTCCGCGGATTCCTTCTGCTCCACGTCTTCGTCCTCGCCCAGCACGGCTACGTCGACCGGGCCTCCACGATCCTCGAAGCCCTGCACGCCCTCGGCGACGCGGGCGCCGACGTGGTGCTCGGCCGCGCCGTCATGCGCTTCTTCCGTCAGGACTGGCCGGGCGCCCTCGCCTGCCTCGACGAACTCGACAGGATCGACCCCATCGAGCGCTTCGGCCAGTATC is part of the Prosthecomicrobium sp. N25 genome and encodes:
- a CDS encoding tetratricopeptide repeat protein, producing the protein MTDLEPDDVRALADLGFLALSRGLGVEAEAIFEALRAVRPGEEAPLIGLGLVRLAAGEFDRAVAQFRAAPKTDAALTFLGIALLRQGALAEARRVLETVAAAGEGGPADLARQTLAEIG